From the Hemicordylus capensis ecotype Gifberg chromosome 1, rHemCap1.1.pri, whole genome shotgun sequence genome, the window ggatcaggcctatggcctatctagcccaggatcctgtttcacacagtggccctgtgtgaaacccacaggcaagagaagaaggcatgccctttctcctgctgttgatcccctgcaactgatatttagaggcgtcctgcctctgagcctggaggtagcctgtagccatcaagactagtagccgttgatagacctgtcctccatgaatttgtctaaactgtttttaaagccatccaagctagtggccactaTCACATCTTATGggagaaaattccatagatttaattatgtgctgtgtggagaaagtacttccttttgttagtccgtttcatgagatgatccatagttctagtgttgtgagagagggagaaaaattcctctcttcATACCATGCATATTTTAATAGACTTTTATCATGTTTCGTCTTTttgtctaaactaaaaagccccagatgttttaGCCCTGCCttttaaggaaggtgcttcagacCCCTTACCATCTTATTCTACATATTTTCCAGTTCTATGTCACTTCTGAGATACAATGACCAGAactttacacagtactccaaatgtggctgcaccataaatttgtataagggcattatattagcagttttattttcaatctccttcctaatgatcctgagcatggaatttgccttcttcacagttgctgcaccctggtcatcaacagctcagacccccatcagtgtatatgtgaagttgggggtttttttaatcccaatgtgcatcactttacacttacactgaactgtatttgccattttgtaacccactcaaccagtttggagctcctcacaatctgttttggatttcagtaccctaaagagtttagtattgtctgcaaatttggccacctcactgcttaaccCAAGttctagatgatttatgaataaattagaaaGTACTGGTcccggtacagatccctgggggacctcacttctttcctccatttagagcaggggtggggaaccttggccctccagctgttcttgaactacaactcccatgatccccagccgctggggatggtgagagttgtagttcaaaaacagctggagggccaaggttccccacccctgatttagagAACTGTCAGTTTATTCCTGCCTTCTGTTTTGTTCCTTTGTTGCTGCTTCACACATCGATACTTGGATAACTACTTTGAAcaaaaataaagaagcagcaaaCATGAGCTAGGTTTCCCTTCTAGTAACGTTCTGCAACTTTCAGAACACTTTCTAGTAATATGCATGTCTTGTTTCATATTTctcataaaaagagaaaacaggcTTATTTTCTGCAATAGGCTACCTTTCCTCACTTATTATACAGTCTCACACTAAAGGTGCAGAATTGAGGTTAGAAGGAGCATAATGCTAAAGGCAGAAGTGCTCCTTACAGGGATATGTCTTATTTTGTTTAAAGTACCATGTGCATAGATGGTGCCATATAATTGTTAACTTGGATTTGTTTTCCTCGAGACACTATTAGAATTTGAAACTATCTCTATTTTCAACTGTGGGAATGTAAGTAGTCACCTTTGGATACTTCCTTCATTGTTGAAGAGTTCACCTTGTTTGTATTAGTGTGTTGGTTTGACCTTCATTGAAATGTGGTAGTGATATATTCTGCTGAAGGCTCTGGTTTAGGACTGATCCACACATTGCTTCTGTCATGTGATATTTTCTGCAAAATATCTCTGTGGAAGCAGCAGTAATCCCTGTGTGGTAGGAACTCGATTTGAATAATGTAAGGAATATCTGTTGAGTATTTGGCTTTTTTTAATCCTGTCCATATAATATGAACATGTCTTCTGTTCTAATATAAACTTTATAAACACAATTAAGTACACAATGAAAGAGAATAGGAATTATGATCTTGGAAGAGATCACaagagtgaggagagctggtcttgtggtagcaagcatgacttgtccccttagctaagcagggtctaccctggttgcatatgaatgggagactagaagtgtgaacactgtaagatcttctcctcaggggatggagctgctctgggaagagcatctaggttccaagttccctccctggcttctccaatataaggctgagagagattcctgcctgcaaccttggagaagccgttgccaatctgtgaagacaatactgagctagatggaccagtggtccgactcagtatgtggcagcttcctgtgttcctaacaagGATAAAACACATCTGTAAGCAGCAGTTTATCTGAGAATGCAGGAAATAAAATGAGAGAAAATATAACCTTGAGGAGGAAAATCTATCATTTTACAAGGTAGATATTTGCGCTGTGTACGTacacacgcgcacgcacacacacacacacgcacacacacatatccacAAAGTGCTCTGTGGTttgtttattaaatatatataatctGTGTCAGGTGTAGTGCATATCTCATGCTAAAACTAGCTGGTTGAGTCTGATAATGCCTTTTGCAAAGTGTTGCAGAAGAGGAGACATTTGGCTGTGTGGATAAGTTGAACTGGTACTGATGTTCTTTGATAGAACCGTAAGGTTGATGTGATTTTTTGATGTGCCTTCAGACACAGCAGAGTTCTGTACATTTGATTGTAATCCCAAGCACACTTGGAAATGATTTCTGTGAAAATTGACAGGCCTTGCTTCTAAGTGTATGTGCTTAGGGTTGGGATGCAAGACACTTGTCAGATGTGCATATTTCTGTAAAACCTTTTACTCTAggccaggatttcttaaccttgggcccccagatgttgttggactacaactcccagaatccccagccacaaaggccatgtctgaggattctgggagttgtagtcccaacaacatctggggtccaaggttaagaaaccctgctctaggcctTAAAACTGATGTGCCATTTGAAAGGGAGTATTCACATCTCTCCTTGGCTATACCTTCGAAGTAGATGGAAAGTAAAAGTATTTCTCTGCAAAGCCCACTGCAGATATTCAGATAATTCCAACAGAAAATCTGGTTATTAGGTACCTAAAGTGATTATAAGAAATGTGAACACTTGGGTTGTTTGAGACAAGGGTACCAGAGAAAATGCTACATGTAGTGAAATACAGccttttccctttcccctttttaGTGTCCTGCCATTGACTACACCAGACACACGCTGGATGGAGCTGCATGTCTTCTGAATAGCAATAAATATTTTCCCAGCAGGTAAAGCACTCTGAGAGCCTTTCTGTATTttgaatacagtcatccctcgccaaccgcgggtttcccaatcacagatttgagtatcGGCGACTGGGAATTTGTGGCAAGTTTTGCCAGTCGTGGACATCAAACCTGAGTATCCATGGTCTGGCATGATTTTGCGGGGGCATCTTTTCCAGGGCccagggggtgattttttttctatttttaactgtattttgcgGACCTATTGTGAcggcagttcccctaaccccctgtttttaATGTATTCCTATTGTTTGtcaactgtgaatttgccaactacgaggttttccaggaacagaaccctcgtggttggcaagggatttATAATTTGTTCTCAAGGAGTGCataaatgtgaatgaatgaatgcttatAATTTCCCCCCACATATTGTAAATCTCATGTGTTAGCAACCTACTTCTATTAAAAATGTACTTCAGCATTATATAATTGAATGTGTTATGTTTGTGTTTACTTCTTACAGAGTTAGCATAAAGGAATCGTCTGTAGCCAAACTAGGATCAGTCTGCCGTAGGATTTACAGAATATTTTCACATGCATATTTTCATCACCGTCAAATATTTGATGAATATGAAGTAAGTCCTGTAACCATAAGTGTCTTAGTATAGAATCATACAAAATGTTATATTATAATTGGTCGAGTAGTAGCTTTAGCTTTATTACCATTTAGTACCAGCATTTATTTCTGTATTCAACATGCAGAGTTTCTTTTTGGGGCCACTTGTGACTTTTATTCTTTGCTTCTATGAAGTAGTGTTGTGGAGTGTGGAATGTGTGTGCCTCCACGTTGTTGATTTGAGGGTGTGGTGTTGTAGCGGATTAAAACCTTTGTCTCAgggcaagctcacatgagggaaagaaatgctgaatcatccctgctgagctgcttggataggcttctcctaaaactaccCTGTATTATCGGTAGGGTAGTGTTGCCACCACCACCCGTCTGACCAACAGAGCTTGAATGTCCATGggtttggggtggaatcccaggggaaaagctctttattttgctcttgggcaagtacaataatcttccacatgcaagcctgcaTGTGGTGAAAAAATGGATAGCTTCTGACCGTTTGAGGACATGATTGCACCAAAGGAATCCCCCTTTGGCCCCCCTTTTCcttagttaaaaaccaacttggagaggcttgtaaaaataacaaaaccagttttattcaattactacagactgtttctgtcagaggctttctcagctttaaatacagttaaaaatacttagtaagctacaaaaaataggttgtcttaatgcacacttaaatgtttatagagtattttgcaatgccctaggtagggtgggcataggctagtgtttcttattttaattatgttacaggtaaacaataatatcaggaatatgcaatacatacacacaaagaaatataagatctggattgtgatccattgtaaccataaggaatgggttctgcgcctgcgcagggagcTTGCGATCTGATTGATTAGCTCCTTTCGACGCCCCTCCTGCCTTCACGTGCTGTGCTGAGTTTGTTAAGATTGGCGGTTGGGGCGTTTCCATTTCAATTTCTCTTGACCAAGTTTCTAATGCacaaatctgactaacaaactgttccctatgctaaaTTCatcttccttgaactcacccaattcctgaggagaatcaagcttcttgcaatcctttcttttaaggatctacagagaTATTCCAcaagagaaacctccatgctggctttgatcATGAggaagcaaactccattgcccctctcAAAGCCTTTCTGCATGCATTTCTCTCCAACCAAGACCGCTGcttttgttcccagaattcccagcagccactctcccaggtcccacccacctggtgtgctgattgactgccctggagttcaccagtcaagacaagggttcacttcctgttaactctttagtgagaggggagtctgatcactacggGTGTAGCTTTATATTTTCATCATAGATGCATTATATTGACATTTTGCATAGAATAGACATTGGGAAATATGTTTAAAGGGCCTAGTTCTGAAAGCAAATGTGAATGGTTTTTATTACCTTACTAAAGTGCATATTGGCCATTCTAGTTTCTCCAGGCTATTTAGTTTGAGCACAAATCACCCACTGTTTTATGTACTGAGCAATAAGTCAGCTGAGTAGTTGATGGTAGTGTTCTCTTTGTGTATTACAGCCACCTAATTAGGATCTTGGTATATGAAACTGTTGTGCATGTTGTAAGAGATGCACTATACGTCCTACGTTCTTTGGAGTGATTATAGCACATCCATCGCCACCTGCCTTGTGCTTGATTTGACCCCTCTGCTTTTCTGATCCAGAAGAGCCACCAAAGCAAGCATCTTGATGGGCCATGTTCTGCTGCATGAATTCTGGGGACTAAAGACCTGTATTACACTGTACTTCGTTCCTACATAGGGGTGTCTCTGTATATGAAATTGTGATACATACAATCATTCTGAATATTTTGGATAGTCTCTCctttaaggggtgtgtgtgtatgtgttggttAATCTATATGATCTTTTTTTCTATTCTCAGAATGAAACCTTCTTGTGTCACCGGTTTACCAAATTTGTGATGAAATATAATTTGATGTCCAAGGATAACCTGATTGTACCAATTTTAGAAGAGGAGGTGCAGAACTCAGTTTCTGGTGAAAGTGAAGCATGATGGGTTTTGTGGACTGAAATGATTGCGTAATTAACATTATGTACTGTATATATCATTTTAGAAACTTCAATCATGTATCCTTAGAGCTTTGTT encodes:
- the LOC128337059 gene encoding MOB-like protein phocein isoform X2 codes for the protein MPDFYSWPDESFEEMDSTLAVQQYIQQNIRADCSNIDKILEPPEGQDEGVWKYEHLRQFCLELNGLAVKLQTECHPDTCTQMTATEQWIFLCAAHKTPKECPAIDYTRHTLDGAACLLNSNKYFPSRVSIKESSVAKLGSVCRRIYRIFSHAYFHHRQIFDEYENETFLCHRFTKFVMKYNLMSKDNLIVPILEEEVQNSVSGESEA
- the LOC128337059 gene encoding MOB-like protein phocein isoform X3 codes for the protein MDSTLAVQQYIQQNIRADCSNIDKILEPPEGQDEGVWKYEHLRQFCLELNGLAVKLQTECHPDTCTQMTATEQWIFLCAAHKTPKECPAIDYTRHTLDGAACLLNSNKYFPSRVSIKESSVAKLGSVCRRIYRIFSHAYFHHRQIFDEYENETFLCHRFTKFVMKYNLMSKDNLIVPILEEEVQNSVSGESEA